One window from the genome of Ktedonobacterales bacterium encodes:
- a CDS encoding alcohol dehydrogenase catalytic domain-containing protein, which translates to MQTVSTHAALVVSAPGQIGIERVPTPRPRSGEILIAPLYVGICGSDLDLLRGTRPLGARILGHEGVAEVVAVGPGTADFSVGQYVTFLPNNPNNPADILGVSTEGLYQQYLLIQQPALERGMVVPYEAGIPLVCGPLLEPFATVIYGQRLLEQVCTPERMVIVGAGPIGLLNALYARGQGCAQVFLIDTSAARLDWAVKRGIVADTEALLNSPQLVDILLERTAGQGVDVAYLCTPRSATRSALKQALRVVREDGGISLTAGTDSSEEFPELPGVDLDGIRRANVCGLGHEVKACVTRGGKKLWLTGHSGASASYLQQAMQLLLNDSANYARVISHLAAYDAAPRLFEHLLAADPQNIAGAPGVKVIMDFTHTGEEIEVYRD; encoded by the coding sequence ATGCAAACTGTGTCAACGCATGCAGCCCTGGTTGTTTCGGCTCCCGGCCAGATAGGCATCGAGCGTGTTCCGACGCCACGCCCACGATCCGGGGAAATCCTGATTGCCCCCCTGTATGTCGGCATCTGCGGCTCCGACTTAGACCTGCTGCGCGGAACCCGACCGCTTGGCGCTCGCATCCTGGGTCACGAAGGGGTGGCCGAGGTCGTAGCCGTCGGCCCCGGAACAGCCGATTTTTCCGTTGGGCAGTATGTCACCTTTTTGCCAAATAACCCCAACAATCCAGCAGATATACTCGGAGTCAGTACCGAGGGGCTGTATCAACAGTATCTGCTGATACAGCAACCGGCACTGGAGCGCGGCATGGTGGTCCCGTATGAGGCAGGGATTCCCCTGGTCTGCGGCCCCTTACTTGAGCCGTTTGCTACGGTGATCTATGGACAACGCCTGCTGGAACAGGTTTGCACGCCTGAGCGCATGGTCATTGTGGGGGCGGGTCCAATCGGGTTGCTCAATGCGCTGTACGCGCGGGGGCAGGGGTGCGCTCAGGTCTTTCTCATTGATACGTCAGCAGCCCGGCTGGACTGGGCCGTCAAGCGCGGCATCGTCGCGGATACAGAGGCTCTGCTCAATTCGCCTCAACTGGTGGACATCCTGTTGGAGCGAACCGCAGGACAGGGCGTTGACGTGGCCTACTTGTGTACCCCGCGTTCCGCCACCCGCTCCGCGCTCAAGCAGGCGCTGCGCGTGGTGCGCGAGGACGGCGGGATCAGCCTGACCGCTGGTACTGACTCGTCTGAGGAGTTTCCTGAGCTTCCAGGGGTGGACCTGGACGGGATCAGGCGAGCGAACGTCTGCGGCCTCGGACACGAGGTAAAAGCGTGTGTGACACGAGGAGGAAAGAAGCTCTGGCTCACGGGTCACAGCGGCGCTTCAGCCAGTTATCTCCAGCAGGCTATGCAGCTTCTGCTCAATGACTCGGCAAACTATGCCAGGGTCATCTCGCACCTGGCCGCTTATGACGCTGCCCCGCGTCTGTTTGAGCATTTGCTTGCAGCCGATCCGCAGAACATCGCCGGAGCGCCCGGCGTCAAAGTGATTATGGACTTTACGCATACGGGCGAGGAGATCGAGGTGTATAGGGACTGA
- a CDS encoding nuclear transport factor 2 family protein: MSKLDLARKSLQAFSAGDVATVSSLMADDYSFMGVTPQPLTKQDFLGFMQAMNAACPDFTFNETGAEESGDTATIRHRITGTQTGTLALPGMPPIPATGKKFALPEETSVFTFKDGKIVQYLAKPAPDGGLPGILRQLGVEMPG; the protein is encoded by the coding sequence ATGAGCAAGCTCGATCTGGCGCGCAAGAGTTTACAGGCGTTTTCGGCTGGCGATGTAGCTACGGTGAGCAGTCTGATGGCGGATGACTACAGCTTTATGGGGGTCACGCCGCAGCCGCTGACCAAACAGGATTTCCTGGGCTTTATGCAGGCAATGAATGCCGCGTGTCCTGACTTCACGTTCAACGAGACAGGGGCCGAGGAAAGCGGCGACACGGCGACAATCAGGCACAGGATTACCGGCACGCAGACCGGCACACTGGCTCTGCCTGGTATGCCGCCCATTCCGGCTACCGGCAAGAAGTTCGCGCTGCCGGAGGAAACCTCAGTTTTCACCTTCAAGGACGGGAAAATTGTCCAGTATCTTGCCAAGCCGGCGCCCGATGGCGGCCTGCCTGGCATCCTCAGACAGCTAGGCGTTGAGATGCCTGGCTAG
- a CDS encoding S53 family peptidase has product MTFSSEAGPGKDQTATDAPLDDSPVQEQPPAKPNTRLLFLLLGGLALLVIFTPLALTLAQRPAPAPIAQTTPAASPTPAPTPTETPPAYTPAGTAPTSAQCQSLIHAPCYSPEQMQQAFRLTPLYRQGYDGRGQTIVILGTGKTTTLAADLHQFDLAWGLPDPTFTILHPFGPPAPYTCAGGMDDLQLENTLDVEWSHAMAPGASIILLIGSNDSGGPRSANCAYAGLLDALAYAVDQHLGSVISISYGGSELGDISESASEKAQDRRFFNQAHALFERAAKAGITVLASSGDDGATNFNSFSNPSSVWDHPNISWPASDPAVLAVGGTSLALADANGLYGSETVWNAGGGSTGGGLSAVFQEPDYQHAIPDQTVLHGKRGIPDISFPAAVNYALYGSFLIGELGAHRSQWSHWDIIGGTSASAPCWAGLIAIANQMRGKPLGLVQPALYSLIGREMHDIITGDNSLHGVTGYQARPGYDLASGWGTPIADTFLPALIQAADLLAAGCPNRYRACP; this is encoded by the coding sequence ATGACCTTTTCTTCAGAAGCGGGGCCAGGCAAGGACCAGACCGCGACGGACGCGCCGCTGGACGATTCGCCTGTTCAGGAGCAGCCCCCGGCAAAACCGAACACGCGCCTCTTGTTCCTCCTCCTGGGGGGACTGGCGCTCCTCGTCATCTTCACTCCGCTGGCCCTGACGCTCGCGCAGCGCCCCGCGCCAGCGCCCATCGCGCAGACAACGCCAGCCGCCAGCCCAACGCCAGCGCCCACCCCTACTGAAACGCCGCCAGCCTACACGCCCGCCGGAACCGCGCCCACCAGCGCGCAGTGCCAGAGCCTCATCCACGCGCCCTGCTACAGCCCGGAGCAGATGCAGCAGGCGTTCCGCCTGACCCCGCTCTATAGGCAAGGCTATGACGGGCGCGGCCAGACCATCGTGATCCTGGGGACAGGCAAGACCACCACCCTTGCAGCCGATCTGCACCAGTTCGATCTGGCCTGGGGCTTGCCCGATCCCACCTTCACCATCCTGCACCCCTTTGGCCCGCCCGCGCCCTATACCTGCGCCGGTGGCATGGACGATCTCCAGCTTGAAAATACGCTCGATGTCGAATGGTCGCACGCGATGGCCCCAGGAGCCAGCATCATCCTGCTCATCGGCTCCAACGACTCAGGCGGCCCGCGTTCGGCAAACTGCGCCTACGCCGGGCTGCTGGACGCCCTGGCTTATGCCGTTGATCAGCATCTCGGCAGTGTCATCTCAATCAGCTATGGCGGCAGCGAACTGGGCGACATCTCCGAAAGCGCCAGCGAAAAAGCGCAGGACCGGCGCTTTTTTAATCAAGCGCACGCCCTCTTCGAGCGAGCGGCAAAAGCAGGCATCACCGTCCTGGCCTCCAGCGGCGATGACGGCGCCACCAACTTCAACAGCTTCTCCAATCCCTCGTCCGTTTGGGACCACCCCAACATCTCCTGGCCCGCCTCTGATCCGGCTGTCCTGGCTGTGGGCGGCACCAGCCTGGCGCTGGCAGACGCCAACGGCCTCTATGGCTCCGAGACGGTCTGGAACGCCGGGGGCGGCTCAACCGGCGGCGGCCTGAGCGCCGTCTTTCAGGAGCCAGATTACCAGCATGCCATTCCCGATCAGACCGTGCTGCATGGCAAGCGCGGCATCCCCGATATTTCCTTCCCGGCAGCCGTCAATTACGCTCTCTATGGCTCATTCCTCATCGGAGAGCTTGGCGCGCATCGCTCGCAGTGGAGCCACTGGGACATCATCGGCGGGACCAGCGCCAGCGCCCCCTGCTGGGCCGGATTGATCGCCATCGCCAACCAGATGCGCGGCAAACCGCTGGGCTTGGTCCAGCCCGCCCTCTACAGCCTCATTGGCAGAGAGATGCACGACATTATTACCGGCGATAACAGCCTGCATGGCGTGACCGGCTACCAGGCCCGGCCCGGCTACGATCTGGCTTCAGGGTGGGGTACGCCCATTGCCGATACGTTTCTGCCCGCCCTGATTCAAGCCGCCGACCTGCTCGCCGCTGGCTGCCCCAACCGCTACCGCGCCTGCCCTTGA
- a CDS encoding VOC family protein: MSVEITTTGVHHMRLIVTDPARSLAFYTSLLNFRLAVELPPGYVMTDGKMLLGLTPPWDPSLAIENDRFSPHRVGLDHLSFGVANRAELEKALALFEERGVEHGEIRDLVPFGITILSFNDPDGIQLELTAPLE, from the coding sequence ATGTCCGTAGAGATTACCACCACTGGTGTCCACCACATGCGCCTGATCGTCACTGACCCCGCTCGTTCTCTGGCCTTCTACACCAGCCTGCTCAACTTCAGGCTGGCGGTGGAACTGCCCCCAGGCTATGTCATGACCGATGGCAAAATGCTGCTGGGGCTGACGCCGCCCTGGGATCCCAGCCTGGCTATCGAAAATGACCGTTTCAGCCCGCATCGCGTAGGGTTGGATCACCTGAGCTTTGGCGTTGCCAATCGCGCTGAACTGGAGAAGGCGCTGGCGCTGTTCGAGGAGCGCGGCGTGGAACACGGGGAGATCAGAGACCTCGTGCCCTTCGGGATTACCATCCTCAGTTTCAACGACCCCGATGGCATCCAACTGGAGCTTACCGCGCCGCTCGAATAG
- the ubiG gene encoding bifunctional 2-polyprenyl-6-hydroxyphenol methylase/3-demethylubiquinol 3-O-methyltransferase UbiG translates to MPVDPELENFQGDIWWDENEAFSLLRTALNPARFGYFRQMLTERLRLDPRGLRALDVGCGGGLLAEEFARLGCRVTGIDPAEPAIATARAHARQSALVIDYQVGVGEQLPFADASFDLVYCCDALEHVGDQDRVIAESARVLTPGGVYCFETINRTLFSKLVVIKLFQEWRATAFLPPDLHAWEQFITPAELKRGLSRHGLEAQEIMGLNPATNPLSLLRLLRRYKRGRLSIGQMGAAARFQIGGHTLASYLGYALKRAGGS, encoded by the coding sequence TTGCCTGTTGATCCTGAACTCGAAAACTTCCAGGGCGACATCTGGTGGGATGAAAACGAGGCGTTTTCGCTGCTGCGCACCGCGCTGAATCCAGCGCGCTTCGGCTATTTCCGCCAGATGTTGACCGAGCGGCTGCGGCTCGATCCGCGCGGCCTGCGCGCGCTGGATGTTGGCTGCGGCGGTGGGCTGCTGGCCGAAGAGTTTGCCCGGCTGGGCTGTCGGGTGACGGGCATTGACCCTGCGGAGCCAGCGATTGCGACGGCGCGTGCGCACGCGCGACAATCGGCTCTGGTAATTGACTATCAGGTGGGCGTAGGCGAGCAGCTTCCCTTTGCAGATGCCAGCTTCGATCTGGTCTACTGCTGCGATGCGCTGGAGCATGTCGGCGATCAGGACAGGGTGATCGCGGAGTCGGCTCGTGTCCTCACGCCAGGCGGCGTCTACTGCTTCGAGACGATCAACCGCACGCTTTTTAGCAAGCTGGTGGTTATCAAGCTGTTTCAGGAGTGGCGGGCGACGGCGTTTCTGCCGCCGGACCTGCACGCCTGGGAGCAGTTCATTACGCCCGCCGAACTCAAGCGCGGGCTTTCCCGGCATGGCCTGGAAGCCCAGGAGATCATGGGCCTGAATCCGGCGACCAATCCCCTGAGCCTGCTTCGCCTGCTGCGTCGTTATAAGCGCGGCAGACTCTCCATCGGCCAGATGGGCGCGGCGGCCCGCTTCCAGATAGGCGGCCATACGCTGGCGTCCTATCTCGGCTACGCGCTCAAGCGGGCTGGCGGTTCATGA